In Benincasa hispida cultivar B227 chromosome 8, ASM972705v1, whole genome shotgun sequence, the sequence aGGAGTCCATGATTTTTGTCTTGTGATTATTTGATCTATATGTGAACTAGTTCGCTGATGCTTTTGTTAACTAGAGGGTATGTTTGTTCTGGAGGAAAATGATTGACGTGATTCTTTGTAATTTAGGTGGACGCATATGTAAAAAGTGGAATGGTTATTGGCTTGGGGTCTGGACAAGCTTCTGGTATGGCCATTCAATATCTTGGCCGGCTGCTTCGGACAGGTGCTTTGAAAGATATAGTTGGGGTACCCATGTGAGTTACTATCCTTTGAATTCATTGACAGTGTCAAATACTTTCTGCATGGTTTCATCATTTACCTAATTCCAATTCGACCTTCGTTAAAACAATTGGCAGTTTGTTATCATGCTCTTCTTTCTTATGGACACTGGATTGGATTGATGTGAGGAagcatttttagaaattattaaaatctTCTTTACAGGTATCTATACCTGTTTTGTGTTTAAAGTTCTATTCTTGGATGTATAAAGTTAGTGAAGATGTACTGTAAAGTGTGCATATCTCTTGAAGCCATTGGAGATGTCAGGTCACAATCCAAATTGAGATTCTCTTAGGGTACCTCCTAACTAGAATTAAGATCTGgaatatattgaaatataacGGAATAACTACAAGATAACCCGAGTATAAAGGTACTTGGAACCTCCCTCTTGAGTATGCTAACTCAAGCTCTACAACACTCATCAATTGCTTATCTCCCCTCAAACCACTTCCCTTTATTTATTACCAAACACATTAACTCACTCACTAACTAATTACCCTTATGTTTCTTACTGATACCGTACCAATATCCCTATAGGTACCTTACAGATTCTTTCCACCCAATTTCAACTATGACATTTACATTGTTCCGATTCCTATTTTACATTGAGGTTTTCGGTGCAGACTATGTCTACATATTTACCAGTTGAGTGACTTCCAACTTGTTAATGATATTTCTGAAAGACAATTTAACTGTCAAGTCATAATAATTGTAGTTACACTTGTAATTTGAGACAATGACTATCTTTATTGTACTTCTCATTCTTTATGCACCATGTTTTTATTTCTGGAAGACAAAATAACTTGCTTTTTTGTTGTTTCATTCTTAACGCACTGTGTCAGTTTCCTTGACTTGATGCAGGTCCATAGCAAGTGCAAGTGAAGCTGCCAAGGCAGGAATTCCATTAGACCAGTTCAATGATAGTTCTCAAGTGAGCTAAACTTCTAATTCTTAATTCATTATGCTCTTTACTGGAGTGCATTTTGAAGCCAAGGCAGTCTTTAAGTTTAGTTATAAAGGGAAAACCTTCAAATGGTAGATGAGAGACTCCTCATATTTGTTTAACGTTTCTTTATCAGGATGCATGAGGAACTGAGATAACGTTTCTTTATCATCAGGGTGCATGAGGAATATGAAAAGTTTTTGTGGCCTACCAAGTTATGAGAAACTGAGATAATGGACCAGAGAACCCTAATTTATTCTGGATATTACTAAGATTCTCATAAGAACTCTGTtgataaaaaaattagtaattGTAGTGAACCCAATTAACCCAAATAGGAGTCACAAAGTCCCTAATAGTGAATTATAGAATAGAAATGCATTTTAGATACTCTTCAAAGGTTGGGCATTGAAGGTGAAAAGTTCATTTTTTCTCCAGTGACATGAAAGATTATTTATATCTGCACATTTTTTTCTGTCTAAAATAATGGTacttatcaaaattttattttagtgttATTTTTATGTTAAACCTCAGTCAAGTAAATAAGAAGTTTGTTCTTTTGTAGATTGATTTTTCATTTGATGATGCTGATATTATAGAAGAAGGAACACTTATTGCTGTCATTGGGCATAGGAAACCGCAAGTGGAAGATTCAATAATTCAAGAGAAGGTGAATAAAATCTTCCTTTCGTCAAAAGCTCTTAAATCAATGTGCTTACGATTTTCAACCTGTACTAGGGAAAAGATCCTTGAGTTTGGAACCAATCGTTTATATTTATCataaacaattttgtttttaatgtaTGATAGTAATTTGGTGTTTGTCATGTGAAGACTTAAAACTGCAAGACCTAGAATATATTGATATATTGTTATGTTATATGTTCATTTCTTGTCTTTCATCTCTTTGCAGTCTATAATAAATGCCTCCAACCAGCTTGCATTCATGATAAAAGAAAGCCAATATATGGGTGGCCCTGAGGGTTCGATTCCGGTTTTAGTGAATTCTGTGAGAAGACATCATTATAATCTATAGCATGgcttatatatgatatagatTACCAGATAGCTAATGATGAAAGCTGAATTTATTTTCAGCTTAATTGGATGCAAACTGCAGAAGAAATTGATGATCTCTTTTTAGGTGATGCAGAGGTGAGCTTTGTACTTATGGATTACAACTTTATCAGACTTTGCATGCTACTTTTACTAAGTGGATtccttgattttattatttaccTATGTAAAGCTCAGAAAGCCGAACTCGTCACTTTATCCTGCACCTGCTTATGAATAGATTACATATTTAGGAATCTTacagttttatatatatacgcAGCATGCTCAtcatagttttttcttttgaagaatgCCATACATAATGTAAATTATGAAGAGACAACGAACTGTTTGTCACTTTTTATATAAGTCAAAAttcaagattaaaaaaaaaaaaatttcaaaagtgtgGCCGGGGTTAATTATTTGTAGACCTGGCAAAACAATATAAAGGATATACGTTGTttcatcttatattttatttcaattttgaataactTTTGTAATCTATACATAGCATGTCCTATTTAACCATGCACAACATATGGAAATATTGATTTGTTTGCTTTTCTTTGTCATTAGCTATGTATTGTCAAATTTTCCATAAGGGTGAAAAATCAAAAGAGGTCCTTATTCAGTGAAAGTAATGTagtaattttaaatcaaaagagGTCCTTATCCAGTGAAAGTAATGTAGTAATTTTATTTGGCCAAGAAAATGAACGATGTTTCTTTAAATCTCAAGGACACAGTTGTATCTTGTTCTATCTGTTCAAGTAAAGGAATGATGTTTCTGGTGGGAGATGCCAATCATAAACATGTATTCGATATGAAATCGTAACCTTTGGTTTCTAAGCATCGGTATTTAGCAGGAGTCCTATTTCAGATTATTTAAACTTCACCATAACATCCAATTTTTCATATGAAGGTATGGAGGAGGCCATCGATTGGGCATGCAGGTCCCCTTGGGGGCGACTTCCCACTTGTCACTAGAGAAGGGCATAACGTACTGGATGTCATATTTACATCTCCTATATCAAGCCTAGGTGTGTAACAATTTCTTCTCACGCCTCTGTTTTCATCCCTTCATAGTTGTCATGAAATAATTTCTCAAGAAATGAAATGCATTTGCAGCTGAAGTAGCGGAAAGTCTTGATCAGATCAATGGAGTCGTAGATCATGGAGTCATTTCTAAATTTCCGTTAGTATTTCTCTCCATTGCTTCTGTTTGCTAAAATGGCGTTCTTCTTGCTAAAAAGagtgaatttttaatttttttttgctatttcaaTCCTCGAGGTCTTCATCTTTCGGCTACATACTCTTTCTGAGTTCTTAATTGCTTGTATTTGCTTTTGTTTCATTGTTTCTCATTGTACTTTGAgtattagtctcttttcattttatcaatgaaaagttttgtttacttaaataaataaataaaaaaataaaaatcctacATATTGGACATCATCGTCTGCCTTCATACCTCATTTTCAGAATCAACCTTCCATCAGCTTCATCCAATAGATTTATTTTGTTGAATTGATGTTATTCATAGTTGAAAAGTAATACTCTTCTGAATTATACTTCATTCCACATTCATCCCGTAGGAAATATCTTCTCTGAAAACCCTCACATGTTCTTAACTATTCAGCATGGTccatatatatagatatatatatttgctaATAACACACTGGATTTAAGTTCAGAAAAGTTGAAATGTTCGTTTATACTTCCCCATGTGTTACAGATGCACGGCGGTTATTGCATCAGAAAGTGGGCTGCAAATTATTGACAATCTGCAGAGGAATATGGCATAGAATGATTGCGGTTCACAAATCAATGCCATCACAGGTAATTTTACTAGTAATGGATGTCCCAACATAAATTTTGTGGAAATGATTATGTAAACCATTACAAGGGCtacataaaatatttttctacgGTTGATATTAGATGAATATAAAGGTTTTGGATGACGTTAAAAGTATTCTATTTTACGTCATGCTAGCTCTATATTTTCATCCCAGAGTACTTTTATCTCATCAATGTTCAACCAATATGACTGTAACTGCTGTACATTCTCTAATCATTTATAGTAGAAAGCAATGCAACTAGTTAGTGTAATTGATTTACAGGTCTTGCACAAACTTAAACTGAACTCTCATTCCAATCATTAGTGAAAATGAACTTCTCTTACAAACAAGCAGGTCTTACACAAACTTAAACAAGTGTTGATCAGTCTTTAGCTGTCCATttctattcttttctttttctgaaCGTGTAGAGCCAATCATCACATACATTTTACAAACAAGCAGTGCCGAATGAGTGCCTGCCGTTGAGCCATATTGAATAGTAGTAGTATCATTCCAACAAGAACCCAAGGAGTACAACCACCAGTTTCTTCAGCCTCTGCCTTGTGATCCGAAATGGTCAGAACACAGCAGCCCTGAGACCCCCACTTCCTGGCAGTGACTCCGGCTGAGTCCTTCTGACTCAACCAACTTGCCGCCACGAGTAAGGTGATTGGCGCTGCTCGTAAAGCCCAACCACCACAAGGCAACCTTCTAGGTCTGGATATTGCAATGGGATTGCAGAGTATCTTATGATGGCCAACACAACTGTTATAGTACAGAGAAGGCCTTGGAAAATGGTGGTAAGAGAAGAAACGACATGTGGGGATATGGAAGGTGAAGATGAGGAGGAGTAGGAGAAGAGAAGGGAAGGGTGAGGGATCGGAAGTAAGAAAATGTGTAAAAGATGAGACTTTATGCATTATGGGAATCATGGGATTAGAGAGAGAGATGCttcaaaagttcaaattctGTCAGGAGTTGGGAGTTTTTGAGTAAATTAAGGTTTGAATTTCCAACTGTAATTTGACGGTTTGGTCTGGTGGATAACTGATGACAGAAGACGTGGAGGATTGATTGATTAACTGTGGGAAAAGTGGTTATCCATTGACATTTTAACTGCTTTCTCTCAAGAGCTTATTTTCCTTCTAAAATGATACCGAGAAATGgagaaataaagaaaaggagaagaggaagagaCAAAAGGATCATTTGAGTTTGAATGGAGTTCAAAACTTTGGGAGCAACTGATATTTCTGATTAAATAGGTTCTgtagttaaaaattaatttctaccACTACGAAatgaaatagtttttttttattttctaactgTTTTGTTCCCTTGctattttttgttatatatatttcatgGTTTTTGAACACCATTTGAACTCttagctaatttttttttttaaaaaaagtcttttattttattcataagttTCCtctaaatttaacttaaattttgaaaacaattctaAAAATTACAATGGAACAAAAACGGTATTTatgaacttaattttcaaaaactaaaaatcaaatggttatcaaatgacacttaaaatttgttataaatattCTAATGGTATATGGATGTTCATAGATTATATATTTCCAAATATCTTTCGTatctttattaatatttttatcttttcataTCTTGTGAATTATATAAACAAAGGTCATTGGAACCTTTGAATGATATACTTGAATATACAGTATAATCATCTCTACTTTCTCTTCTCCTTAGTTGGTTCTtgttttcattgttttataacatATCATCAATATGAGTTTCTACCGTTTTGAAGATTCTTTGGAGATTGGAATCAATTCACTGTGACAACAAGAACACTAAAACCTGCTAGAACAGTTCCATATTCTTTGAGGTATTTAGTATTTTAAAGTTACAAAATGGTGGATTGGATGATTATGAACATGGCTgaaaatatttgtaattttttcatCGTTTTTCATAAAACgaaaatcaaattgtttttagtttaaatCTTTGGTTGTGGGGGCAGGTGATGATGTGGAGTTACTTAATCTGCCTCGTAGTTTAATGATATATTTAGAATacattttaaagtgtttaatttaaaaaataagccatttccaaagaaattggagtgtttggtaacaattcaaaatagctttttaaatgtattttagttcatttttattaaaaatgtttaaataaaaatgagttttttgaaaaatactttgTTCTCAACTCAATTCAAACAGATCTTAAATCTTTAGTCGTAGGATATTTAATGAGCAAAAATTCACTTTTATACTTTTATGATTTGATAATTTTTGTGCAGTAAGAtgagataaaaaaatattaaatttcaaaGGTGCAAAGTAATCTTGTGCATTCTTATTCAACTTTTTTGAATTGAATGAGAATGCACAAGATATGTCTTATATTTAAATTGTAAGCTATATTTGGTAGATATGCCTTAAAGAGAATCAGAtaatcaagtactagagattgaactatattgcatcaaatcaacattaaCACAAGTTTATCTCCATGAAATAAGTTTTATAATGCCaaatattacatatatatatatatatgtatatattccagaattttttttttttttttattcaaaacacATTGAAATTTCTTTATACTTTAATCCATTTTGATATACTTTCTTAGGATCTGTTTGATAACGTTTCCgttttatgtttttcatttttaaagaaaCTAACTTATTTGATAACTGTTCTTATTTATTGTTTCTAGAATTTGAGAAATGTTTCTGAAAATGGGTCGAAACTACTCTTTTGTTTGTTATTTATGCGATCTGTTTCTTTTATGCATCAAAACTCATCCTTACCCCATTGTAGTGATGTAAGCTTAAACTATCCTTTTAccttttgtgtgtgtgtgtgttcaACTCCTAAGCTaggcatttttttcttttatacttattttcatcttttttattttatttatatttcaaatttcaacttCCAAGATGTgcacttttattttcttttttattttatatttatttctattttttattatttattaatttggctattttttaaaaaatctattatttttattttgcattttaaaattctccaatatttagatttatatattattttaatttttgatatatatattattttattatatttcaacttttgagtattaatttttttaatatgcatgtttatatattattttaattctaaaaaatttagtATATCTGAAACTGAGgagaaatttataatatataaattttgttaagtaagacatttaatttaattttaatattttacaataatgacatttacataataatataattaagtttaatttgacttgacatcatttaaaataaatggcTCGGGTTAGAGATGATAGTGTCGGATTTGAACAACATATGAAGGATAGGATATATTGGATTTCCACTCATAAGGAAGGAATGTTAGATACCCCTACCTACTCCCTTACTAACTAAACAAAATCCCCAAGCTCTAGTCACGAGATTGAGAAATCCTAATCGTAGAtgcagaagaaaaaaaatcaaccaaTCCACTCTCCAAATCGATATATGATGCTAACCATTGAGGTTGGAACCTTGAGTAGACTGCTGGTGATAAGCCGTATCGCAACTTTGTTATTATGTTTAATTGTCATCGAGATTTACTTATATTAGATgacataaattttttataatacttttttcaatgttttatgTATGACATATctt encodes:
- the LOC120083612 gene encoding probable ribose-5-phosphate isomerase 4, chloroplastic, whose product is MRVGMAASLSTSPYTCSSKSITLRKCSPKIKLGRNRFIISASTSVLAGGSPLLQAAKHTVDAYVKSGMVIGLGSGQASGMAIQYLGRLLRTGALKDIVGVPMSIASASEAAKAGIPLDQFNDSSQIDFSFDDADIIEEGTLIAVIGHRKPQVEDSIIQEKSIINASNQLAFMIKESQYMGGPEGSIPVLVNSLNWMQTAEEIDDLFLGDAEVWRRPSIGHAGPLGGDFPLVTREGHNVLDVIFTSPISSLAEVAESLDQINGVVDHGVISKFPCTAVIASESGLQIIDNLQRNMA